One Salvelinus namaycush isolate Seneca chromosome 29, SaNama_1.0, whole genome shotgun sequence genomic region harbors:
- the LOC120024047 gene encoding eukaryotic translation initiation factor 2 subunit 1: protein MPNLSCRFYQHRFPEVEDVVMVNVRSIAEMGAYVSLLEYNNIEGMILLSELSRRRIRSINKLIRIGRNECVVVIRVDKEKGYIDLSKRRVSPEDAIKCEDKFTKSKTVYSILRHVAEVLEYTKDEQLESLFTRTAWVFDEKYKRPGYGAYDVFKQAVSDPAMLDGLDLTEEERAVLIDNINRRLTPQAVKIRADIEVACYGYEGIDAVKDALRAGLSCSTEAMPIKINLIAPPRYVMTTTTLERTEGLSVLNQAMAAIKERIEEKRGVFNIQMEAKVVTDTDETELARQLERLERENAEVDGDDEDGEMEAKAED, encoded by the exons ATGCCGAACCTTAGCTGTAGGTTCTACCAGCACCGGTTCCCTGAGGTGGAGGATGTGGTGATGGTGAACGTGCGCTCCATTGCCGAGATGGGCGCCTATGTCAGCCTGCTGGAGTACAACAACATTGAGGGCATGATCCTGCTGAGCGAGTTGTCGCGCCGACGTATCCGCTCCATCAACAAGCTCATTAGGATCGGACGCAATGAGTGTGTGGTGGTCATCCGAGTGGACAAAGAGAAGG GGTACATTGATTTATCAAAGAGAAGAGTTTCGCCTGAGGATGCTATCAAATGTGAAGACAAATTCACCAAATCTAAAACC GTGTACAGTATCCTTCGACACGTGGCTGAGGTGCTGGAGTACACTAAGGACGAGCAGCTGGAGAGCCTGTTCACGCGCACCGCCTGGGTGTTTGATGAGAAGTACAAGCGTCCGGGATACGGCGCCTACGACGTCTTCAAACAGGCTGTATC TGACCCTGCCATGCTGGATGGGCTAGACCtgactgaggaggagagagccGTGCTCATTGACAACATCAACAGGCGTCTCACTCCACAGGCTGTCAAAATCAGAGCAG ACATCGAGGTGGCATGCTACGGGTATGAGGGCATTGACGCTGTGAAAGACGCACTGAGGGCGGGGCTTAGCTGCTCGACAGAGGCCATGCCCATCAAG ATTAATCTGATTGCACCGCCACGCTATGTCATGACCACAACCACTCTGGAGCGCACCGAGGGCCTGTCGGTTCTCAACCAGGCCATGGCAGCCATCAAGGAGAGGATCGAGGAGAAGAGGGGCGTCTTCAACATCCAGATGGAG GCAAAGGTGGTGACGGACACGGACGAGACCGAGCTGGCCCGTCAGCTTGAGAGGCTAGAGCGGGAGAATGCAGAGGTGGATGGAGACGACGAGGACGGAGAGATGGAGGCTAAAGCGGAGGACTAG
- the LOC120024048 gene encoding V-type proton ATPase subunit D, translating to MSGKERIDVFPSRMAQTIMKARLKGAQTGRNLLKKKADALSMRFRQILRKIIETKTLMGEVMREAAFSLAEAKFAAGDFSTTVIQNVNKAQVKVRAKKDNVAGVTLPVFEHYHEGGDSYELTGLARGGEQLSRLKRNYAKAVELLVELASLQTSFVTLDQAIKITNRRVNAIEHVIIPRIERTLSYIITELDEREREEFYRLKKIQEKKKQMRERTEKEIAARLAKLGPIAEPSNMMMEETDQDLLFE from the exons ATGTCAGGAAAAGAGAGAATCGACGTCTTCCCCTCTAGAAT GGCCCAGACCATCATGAAGGCCCGTCTGAAGGGGGCCCAGACGGGTAGAAACCTACTGAAGAAGAAGGCTGATGCCCTCTCCATGCGCTTCCGTCAGATCCTCCGCAAGATCATCGAG ACAAAGACATTGATGGGTGAAGTGATGAGGGAGGCGGCCTTCTCTTTGGCTGAGGCGAAATTCGCCGCTGGCGACTTCAG CACCACTGTCATCCAGAATGTGAACAAGGCCCAGGTGAAGGTTCGGGCTAAGAAGGATAACGTGGCAG GTGTCACTCTACCTGTGTTTGAGCACTACCACGAAGGAGGGGACA GTTATGAGCTGACTGGTCTGGCCAGGGGAGGAGAGCAGCTCTCCAGGCTGAAGAGGAACTATGCCAAAGCAGTGGAGCTGCTAGTGGAGTTGGCCTCCTTACAG ACTTCCTTTGTCACACTGGATCAGGCCATCAAGATCACCAACCGTCGTGTGAACGCCATTGAGCATG TGATCATCCCCCGCATTGAGCGGACCCTCAGCTACATCATCACTGAGCTGGATGAGAGGGAACGAGAAGAGTTCTACAG GCTGAAGAAGATCCAGGAGAAAAAGAAGCAGATGAGGGAGAGGACGGAGAAGGAGATCGCCGCCCGTCTGGCCAAGCTGGGCCCCATCGCCGAGCCATCCAACATGATGATGGAGGAAACCGACCAGGACCTGCTGTTTGAGTGA